A genomic region of Enterococcus sp. 12C11_DIV0727 contains the following coding sequences:
- a CDS encoding helix-turn-helix transcriptional regulator has product MTVEIGKQIKKLREEQEISQQELADYLTISRQTISKWELGKSLPDIENVVRIADYFNISVDVLIGRKKPSFLESLFGGKERRQSLMDQNSKTTNNAAFYSVYAPEIQPLLAANKRVNTFIKIEAAIFPQVTFSKLMGYANCLCSFSGDEVSIDQIGKFKLGVNIPVEQPIASFSLHDILEINLQFGKYFRNVGGNFVTLIDIVTPDKTYYFWVESLKIAHAIWHHEKFTSIKLNLDKPFQKALNLSNEDEAVVAIRSEADNIQLFYGKV; this is encoded by the coding sequence GTGACTGTAGAAATTGGTAAACAAATTAAAAAACTCCGTGAAGAACAAGAAATTTCACAACAGGAACTAGCTGACTATTTAACGATCTCTCGTCAAACAATTTCAAAATGGGAGTTAGGAAAAAGTCTTCCTGATATCGAAAATGTTGTAAGAATTGCCGACTATTTCAATATCAGTGTCGATGTTTTAATTGGGCGTAAGAAACCTAGTTTCCTTGAAAGTTTGTTTGGCGGAAAAGAAAGAAGGCAAAGTCTTATGGATCAAAATAGCAAGACAACTAATAACGCAGCATTTTATAGTGTTTATGCACCAGAAATTCAACCATTATTAGCAGCGAACAAACGGGTAAACACATTTATCAAAATCGAAGCAGCAATTTTTCCACAAGTAACTTTTTCAAAATTGATGGGATATGCTAATTGTTTGTGTAGTTTTAGTGGTGATGAAGTGTCTATTGATCAAATCGGGAAATTCAAGCTTGGTGTAAATATACCTGTGGAGCAACCGATAGCATCCTTTTCTCTACATGATATTTTGGAGATAAACTTACAATTTGGAAAATATTTTAGAAATGTGGGTGGTAATTTTGTAACATTGATTGATATCGTTACCCCAGATAAAACCTATTATTTTTGGGTAGAATCGCTAAAAATTGCCCATGCTATCTGGCATCATGAGAAATTTACATCAATCAAACTCAATCTTGACAAGCCATTTCAAAAAGCGTTAAACCTCTCAAACGAAGATGAAGCCGTTGTGGCAATTCGTAGCGAAGCTGATAATATTCAGTTGTTTTATGGGAAGGTGTAG